A genome region from Mercenaria mercenaria strain notata chromosome 11, MADL_Memer_1, whole genome shotgun sequence includes the following:
- the LOC123551356 gene encoding uncharacterized protein LOC123551356: MDEGAMEAMIQEKVQSALKANNEDLLKNIGTMMEKISSPSIVSVNNTEIPKFKRKSNDEQFKHNSKVMTKLEHTGSHISSGNIEKAKESLIEAKDIVKRRQKLIQLADSSSLGWRVVAEYETNPIASDSEDEKRIFKAEARATRKVKSEKSKSQVRHRSWPYTYKRPSQASESPLAPGTQRYGQTNASGQRTRHGLCFSCGNPGHWKLECPQNKASNNKISTCISSVACTEDVLMSYLDNSISDTKFSSKCSQVEHKSDCSDTFIAQKQILPFHRLVV, encoded by the exons ATGGACGAAGGAGCAATGGAGGCGATGATACAAGAAAAAGTGCAGTCAGCACTGAAGGCAAATAATGAAGATTTATTGAAGAACATTGGAACAATGATGGAAAAGATAAGTTCACCTTCAATTGTGTCTGTTAATAACACTGAAATACCAAAATTTAAACGTAAGAGCAATGATGAACAGTTCAAACATAATTCAAAAGTTATGACGAAGTTAGAGCATACTGGGAGTCACATCAGCTCAGGCAATATTGAAAAAGCGAAAGAATCTCTCATTGAAG ctAAAGACATTGTGAAAAGGAGACAGAAACTGATACAGCTAGCAGATTCGTCGTCTTTAGGCTGGCGGGTTGTCGCAGAATATGAGACAAACCCAATAGCGTCTGACAGTGAAGACGAGAAAAGGATTTTCAAGGCGGAAGCCAGGGCTACAAGAAaagtaaaatctgaaaaaagcAAATCACAAGTGAGGCATAGAAGCTGGCCCTATACTTACAAGAGACCCTCACAGGCTTCAGAGTCGCCATTGGCACCCGGGACTCAGCGTTACGGGCAGACGAATGCTTCCGGCCAACGTACCCGGCACGGTCTATGTTTCTCTTGCGGAAACCCAGGACATTGGAAATTGGAATGTCCACAGAATAAAGCTTCTAATAATAAGATAAGTACTTGTATTAGTTCTGTTGCATGTACTGAAGATGTATTAATGAGTTATTTAGACAATTCTATATCAGATACAAAATTCAGTAGCAAATGTTCACAGGTAGAACATAAATCAGATTGCAGTGACACATTTATTGCACAAAAACAAATTCTACCGTTTCACCGGTTGGTAGTTTGA